The Kitasatospora sp. NBC_00374 genome has a segment encoding these proteins:
- the pgsA gene encoding phosphatidylinositol phosphate synthase has product MLNKYARAFFTRVLTPFAALLLRWGVSPDAVTLIGTAGSVAGALVFFPRGEFFWGTITITLFIFSDLVDGNMARQAGRSSKWGAFLDSTLDRVADAAIFGGLAMWYAGTGNNNLLCVVAMFCLASGQVVSYTKARGESLGFPVDVSGLVERAERLVITLVAAGLAGLHTFGVPYVEWLLPFALWVVAVGSLVTVLQRMLTVRRESFELERATTAAPAGVEGAE; this is encoded by the coding sequence ATGCTCAACAAATACGCGCGCGCCTTCTTCACACGTGTCCTGACGCCGTTCGCCGCCCTCCTGCTGCGCTGGGGTGTGAGCCCGGACGCGGTGACGCTCATCGGTACGGCCGGGTCGGTCGCGGGTGCGCTGGTGTTCTTCCCCCGCGGGGAGTTCTTCTGGGGCACCATCACGATCACCCTCTTCATCTTCTCCGACCTGGTCGACGGCAACATGGCCCGCCAGGCGGGCCGTTCCAGCAAGTGGGGCGCGTTCCTGGACTCCACGCTGGACCGGGTCGCGGACGCGGCGATCTTCGGCGGACTGGCCATGTGGTACGCCGGGACGGGAAACAACAACCTGCTGTGCGTGGTCGCCATGTTCTGCCTGGCGAGCGGCCAGGTGGTCTCGTACACCAAGGCGCGCGGCGAGAGCCTGGGCTTCCCGGTCGACGTCTCGGGGCTGGTCGAGCGGGCCGAGCGGCTGGTCATCACGCTGGTCGCGGCCGGCCTCGCGGGGCTGCACACGTTCGGCGTGCCCTACGTGGAGTGGCTGCTGCCGTTCGCCCTGTGGGTGGTCGCGGTGGGCAGCCTGGTGACGGTGCTGCAGCGGATGCTGACGGTACGGCGGGAGTCCTTCGAGCTGGAGCGCGCCACCACGGCGGCACCGGCCGGGGTCGAGGGGGCGGAGTGA
- a CDS encoding phosphatidylinositol mannoside acyltransferase has product MKERLADGAYALGWAAVKRLPEPVARGLFAQIADVAWRRRGKGVQRLEANLARVHPEADADRLRELSRAGMRSYLRYWMESFRLPAWSLARIADAITVKNIEQLDEVMASGRGAVLALPHMANWDLAGAWIASAGGYPFTTVAERLKPESLFDRFVAYREGLGMEVLALTGSEVSVIGTLARRLRAGGLVCLVGDRDLSAAGVPVDFFGEQTRMPAGPAALAQQTGAALFPVTLWYDGPMLRAEVHPEIAVPDAGDRKERTASMVQSLADVWAEGIREHSVDWHMLQKLWLADLTGPQPVRGSQ; this is encoded by the coding sequence GTGAAGGAACGGTTGGCCGACGGGGCCTACGCGCTGGGCTGGGCGGCGGTGAAGCGGCTGCCGGAACCGGTGGCGCGCGGACTGTTCGCCCAGATCGCGGACGTGGCCTGGCGCCGGCGCGGCAAGGGCGTCCAGCGCCTGGAGGCGAACCTCGCCCGGGTGCACCCGGAGGCGGACGCCGACCGGCTGCGTGAGCTGTCCCGGGCCGGCATGCGCTCGTACCTGCGGTACTGGATGGAGTCGTTCCGGCTGCCGGCCTGGAGCCTCGCCCGGATCGCCGACGCCATAACGGTCAAGAACATCGAACAGCTCGACGAGGTGATGGCGTCCGGGCGCGGTGCGGTCCTGGCGCTGCCGCACATGGCCAACTGGGACCTGGCCGGGGCGTGGATCGCCTCGGCGGGCGGGTACCCGTTCACCACCGTCGCCGAGCGGCTGAAGCCGGAGTCCCTGTTCGACCGCTTCGTGGCGTACCGCGAGGGCCTCGGGATGGAGGTGCTGGCGCTCACCGGCAGCGAGGTCTCGGTGATCGGCACCCTGGCCCGCCGGCTGCGGGCGGGCGGGCTGGTCTGCCTGGTAGGTGACCGGGACCTCTCGGCCGCCGGCGTCCCGGTGGACTTCTTCGGCGAGCAGACCCGGATGCCGGCCGGCCCGGCGGCGCTGGCCCAGCAGACCGGCGCGGCGCTCTTCCCGGTGACGCTCTGGTACGACGGGCCGATGCTGCGGGCCGAGGTCCACCCCGAGATCGCGGTGCCGGACGCGGGCGACCGCAAGGAGCGCACGGCCTCGATGGTCCAGTCGCTGGCCGACGTGTGGGCCGAGGGGATCCGCGAGCACTCGGTGGACTGGCACATGCTGCAGAAGCTGTGGCTGGCGGACCTCACCGGTCCGCAGCCCGTGAGGGGGAGCCAGTGA